GAAGATCCATGCCACCGCCACGAACGCCAGCGCCGCAAGCACCGCGTAGCCGACGCCTGTGAACTTCACCATCACCAGCAACGCCAGAGACGCGGACCACGCCGCCAGACGCATGAAGGAAGCACGCTGCATCAGGAGCACAGCCGCGGCACACGCCACAACGCAGTACGACGACAATCGACCATCGACATACGTCCCGGTCATCTGGCACACGCTGACCGGGTTGAACGCTGCGATGCCAGCGAGAGCCAAAGCCGTTCCGCCTCGCAACCTCACTGCCAACAGTGCGGCGAGCGCGAGAAAGAACGCGCCGCCGATCGCGGTGAAGTTGAAGAACTTCATCGCTTCGATTCGCCCCGACAGAGACACAAGAGGGCAGCCCGACAGCTCTGCCCCCAGCGCGTAGTGATTTAGTCATTGCCACTGCGGTGTTTGCGCCGGCGTCAGAGCGGACTCCCACGGATTCCAGCCCGCCTCAATCTGAAGCACCGCCTCTTGGTGATATTCCTGACCGTCCCACGTCGTGTCAACGAACCACAGGGCACCTGCGCCTGCCATGGCGGACATTGCGACAAGCAACAACAGGCATACCGCCCCGCGTCGACGGGAGAGCGTCCCCGCCGAACGCAGCACAGAGACGACGCCCAATACCGCAGCGAGAGCACCGGCAAAGAGGGCCCATACGCTCGGCCCACCTCCGAAGGCGAGCTGAGCCACGACAACGGCAGTCGTGACGAACTCGAACAACACTAGTCCGGTCCCGACCGCTTCCGCGATCCCCCTGACAGCCGTGCGCCGCTCCGCCGACGATGATATCGCTATGTGGTCTGCCGTAGAGAAGCGAAACAACGCTCGCGCCGCATTGCAACCGCCTCGGATCTTCGCGCTACCGTTCATCGCGCTCGCCTTGCATCCCGCAACCCCTGCCGGAAGAACACCCTCTCGGCGAATACAGCCCTTGCGCATGAGCCAGTCGCGTTCGCCAGCAAGGTCCAACGCCACGGCAATCCGTCAACCGCGGACCGCCCGCGGAACACATCCCTTCGCCCGTCATGCCGGCGCCTCTTCACCGCAGGCGACTCCACAACGCCGTCCACGCCGCCGGCGCCGCTCAGCTCGACTCCAGATCAGCTCTGTTCTCATGCGTTTGACAACGCCTATCAACGGCGACGCTTCGCGATCGCACGCCGCGACGTGGAAGCTGGCGAAGCCCCTGACCGCGCGGGACGAGAATCGACGAATGCGGCCGAGCCTCGTCAGGAGCGGGCAGACGCCGCAGAAGGTGGTCCTCTGCGCACGCGTCGGGCCGGGCGGGGCGGCCTGACGACTCTCCTCGCGCCGCTCAACGTCCGCGACGGGACGATCATACGGGGCTGCGAAGCGCGCCACTAGCACCCCGATTGCGTCGCCTTCTTCGCCGCGATCGGCCGCGCCACGCCGCAGCGCCCCAAGGCGCGCCTCGTCCTCGACAACTGCGGCGTCCACAAGCGCCCGGCGACGCTCGAACGGCTTGAGAGCTGCCCCCGGCTCCAAATCCACTCCGTCGAAAGCCGAGCCTCGGGGCTCAACCTCGTCGAACGTTGGTTCGCCGACATTGTCCGCAAACGGATCCACCGCGGAACGTCCACTGTCGTTCCCCGGCTGATCCGCGCCATCGACGCCTACATCCTCACGCGCAACAGAGACCTCACTTCCTTCATCTGGGCCGCGGCCGCCACCGCCGTCCTTCGCAATGTCAACCGTTGCAGAACGATGAAGGACGCGGAACACTAGCGATCGTCCCCCGCGGGACGCGCCTCTGACATCAACGCACGGCGCGCCGCCCGCAGCGCGGAAAAGCGCAACGGCAGAAACGACGCGACGAGATAGACGGCCGGCTTGGCGCGAAGACCGCCCCGTCTCAACGCGTCCGCGAGCTTGCGCCTGGCCGCGCGTCTGCGTCCCGCCTCCAGATCGGCGTACGCCTGAACAACCCGCCGACGAACAACTTCCCTCGCAATCAACCGAGCCGTTTCCGAGCGCGGCTCGAGGCCGTCGAGACCAACGAGCCGTTCAAGCGCCTCGACCTCGCCGTCCAGCATCGCCTCTCGGTCGGCCGACAGCCCCGACGCGTCGCGCCGATATCGCGCGACCGGCCGATCGGCGAAGGCGAAGGCGCGCCGGCCGCGGGCACGCCACGCGAGGCGCAGCCAGAGGTGATAGTCCTCGCAGCGCCGCATCTCCTCCGGAAAGCCGCCGACGTCCAGCAGCGCCTCGCGCCGCGCGATCACGGTGGACGTCAGGACGAAGTTCCCCAGAACCAGCCGTTGGAACAAGTCCCCGCCGGCCGCCAGAGGATCGCCGCCCAAGAGGCGCGTGCCCTCGAGGGCTGCGTCTCCCGTCCAAAGGGCGTCGCCCGAAACGAGGACGAGGTCCCGGTTCGCGGCGAACATCTCGAGACGAGCAGCGAGGCCACCCGGAAGCCAGACGTCGTCGGAATCGAGAAAGGCGACGAGCGCGCCGCGCGCCGCCGCAATGCCGG
The genomic region above belongs to bacterium and contains:
- a CDS encoding glycosyltransferase family 2 protein is translated as MSAAEVSVVVPVRDRAGVVASAVASALSQSPSPVEVVVVDDGSSDGSGAAAAIDPRVRVISFPEAGGPSRARNAGIAAARGALVAFLDSDDVWLPGGLAARLEMFAANRDLVLVSGDALWTGDAALEGTRLLGGDPLAAGGDLFQRLVLGNFVLTSTVIARREALLDVGGFPEEMRRCEDYHLWLRLAWRARGRRAFAFADRPVARYRRDASGLSADREAMLDGEVEALERLVGLDGLEPRSETARLIAREVVRRRVVQAYADLEAGRRRAARRKLADALRRGGLRAKPAVYLVASFLPLRFSALRAARRALMSEARPAGDDR